The following DNA comes from Candidatus Deferrimicrobiaceae bacterium.
ACCGACTGGTCAGGGACAGCAGCCTCGACGCGCGGATCGTGGACGTGCTGAACGAGGAATACGAGAAGATCGACAGGATCCGGGTCGAGGCGCAGGAAGCGTACGCGGCCGAATACGAGCGCAGGTTCCCGAGCCGTACCGAAATCCGGATGAATTGAGCGACGCACGCTTTCCGGAAACGATCACGGAACTTTCAGAAAAGGATACTTCTCGATCTCTTCGCGGAAGATGACCCCCACCCCGCCGTGGTCCCCGAAGGTCTCCACCGCAACGATGGAGCGGAAACCCTGGAAGTCGACCCGGGAGGCGTGCCCCTGGCTCTCGTGGGCGGCGATGATCCGGCCGCCCATCTCCTTCTCCACCTCCTGCGTCGGGATCTCCCCCTTGTGCCCGCGGCGCTCGATGCGCACGTAGAAGGGGCCGGGGGGAACACGGCCGGCGATTCCGTCGATCACCCCGGACAGCCGCTCGCGGAACGTCTCCAGGGTGAAGGAGAAGACCTCGTCCACCGGGACGAGGCGGGCGACGAACCGCCATACCGGGTCCCGAACCTCCTTGCCCTTGCGCAGCTCCTCGAAGAACCTCGCGCGGTCCTCCACGCTCCCGACCAGGACGTCGCGGAATCCCATCGTGTGGAACCGGCCGAAGAACTTGAGTTCCTTCGCCGCGCCCCGCTCGCCGTTGCGGCGGCAGGTGACGACCACGTTCCAGGAGTGCATCCTACGCCCCCGCCCGGTACGAGCTGCGCACGAGGGGCCCGCACGCCACCCGGGGGAAGCCGATCGCGCGCGCCTCCGCCGCCAGTTCCCGAAACGTCTCGGGGGAAAGGT
Coding sequences within:
- a CDS encoding THUMP domain-containing protein, which codes for MHSWNVVVTCRRNGERGAAKELKFFGRFHTMGFRDVLVGSVEDRARFFEELRKGKEVRDPVWRFVARLVPVDEVFSFTLETFRERLSGVIDGIAGRVPPGPFYVRIERRGHKGEIPTQEVEKEMGGRIIAAHESQGHASRVDFQGFRSIVAVETFGDHGGVGVIFREEIEKYPFLKVP